Within Halobacterium jilantaiense, the genomic segment TGTCGCCCAGCGAAGCCCGAGACCGCCTCGACGCCGGGGAGGACGCCCGCGCCGTCTGGGTGATGGACCACGACGACGGCGTGCGCGCCACGGTCGTCCCCGACGACGCCCCGGAAGACGCGGTCGTGGACGTCGTCCTCGAGACGGCCACGGGCTTCGAGATGTACAGCTACACGCGCGGCCAGTGGATGGACTACGGCACGCAGCGCCACGACGACGAGGACGCCCCCTCCATGGCGGGGACACTAGAGAGTTACCGCGTGCTCGCCGGAGAATCGTCGCTGTCGACCTGAGAGCGCCCGCGGCCGGTCACTCGGCCAGCGGGAGATTGTACGCCGCCTCCCGCTCCACGACGGCTTCGTGGGTCGCCTCGCACTCGCAGGCGACCTCCGAGAACACCGACGGGTCCTGCCGGAGGTCGAAGTCTTTGATTGCCTCCTGCACCAGGTCGTCGCACTCGCCGCAGTTGTGCGGCCCGCGGTCGCTGCCGTGGCCGACGGGGTCCGAGACGACGATGGCGTCGACGTCCGCCGTCGACTCCAGTACCTCGGCGACGCTCCAGAGCCACGGCGGCCGGTAGCCGCCCCGGAAGTGCAGCTGGTCGACCATCGTGTACCGCTGGACGTTCGTCGGATTCATCGAGACGGTGTGACAGCCGGCGACGTCCGCGCAGCGACGGATGGACGACTGCATGTCCTCGATGGCCTCGGACTCCGAGAGGAACGGCGGCTTCATCAGGAGGTACGCCTTCACGCCGGCGTCGGCCTCCCGGGCCTCCGCGCAGGCGGCCTCGAAGTCCGAGAAGTCAAAGTACTTGTTCACGCAGTCGTGGCGCACCCGGTCGGTCGCGGTCTCCAGCCCGACCGCCACGTCCGTCTCCAGACCGACCTCGGTGAAGTCCGCGAGCTTCTCGCGCTCCACGAAGTCCGGCAGGCTCTCCACGACGATGCGGTCCCGGTCCGCGAACGTCTCCGCGATGGCCTGCCGCGTCTCCGCGGGCACCTCGCGCTCGTCAAGGAAGGACCCGCTCGTGTAAATCTTGATGAGGCCGGCCTCCTCGTCCGCTTCCTCGCGCTCGTGGGCGAGACACTCGTCGACTTGCGCCATCAGGTCCTCGTGGGCGACCGTCCCGCCCTCGACGGACTCCGCGACGTAGCCGCACATCGTGCAGCCGCCGGCCCGCGCCCACCGGCAGCCGCCCGTGTTCAGGATGATGGTGAGGCTGTCGTAGACGCCGTCCGGCGTGTTGTCCTCGTCCAGCCAGACCCGGGTCGGCTCCCGCGGGTCGTAGTCTTTCGACCCCTTCTCGTCCCGCAGCTCCCGCATCACCTGGTTGTGGGCGTCCATCCCCCGCCCACGCTCGTAGACCTCCGCGCTCGGCTCGCTCATTGCCCGCGACGAGGGCTCGTGGGCGTAAAGCGGCTTCGTCTGTCGGCGTCCGCCCGAGAGCCCGACAGACGGAGGAGAATCAGAATCCGAGCCGTCGCCAGACCGCCAGGAGCCGAGCCACGCCGCGCGCCCGCTGTTCGTCCTCCTCGTCGTCCTCGTCGTCGGGGGTCTGGACGCCGATTCGCGAACTCCGACCGGTGGTCGCGTCGATGACTTTTGCGTGCTTCAGCATACTCAGTGCGCGCTCTGCTCGGGCCTCTGGAGTGATGTACGCTCGGGTTCCAGCAACGCCGGGAAGCCACTCGACGACGCGCCCAGTCGGCCTCAAGCGTTTTGTGGCCTCCCCGAGAGCCCCCAGACGTGAGCAAAGCGACATTCGAAGTGTACGAGGACGAGGCCGGACAGTACCGCTGGCGGCTCGAACACGACAACGGCAACATCATCGCGGACTCCGGCGAGGGGTACGCGTCCAAGCAGAAGGCCAAGGAGGGCGTCGAGTCGGTCAAGACCAACGCGCCGGACGCCGAGGTCGAAGAGCTCGACTGACTGCACTCCCGCCCTCGACGCCCACTCGTTCTTGTGCCGTGAGCCCGAACTACGAGCTATGACTGTCCGGGGCGCGCTCGGGCGGGCGGTCGACCGGCTGGAGCCCCGGCCGCGAGTCGTCGACTGGTCGCTGCTCGCGCTCGTCGCCGCCGAAGCCCTCACGGGCCTCGTCTCGTTCGTAGTGGCGACTCCGGACGGCTGGCCCGTGTTCTGGCTCCACCGCAGCCTCGGGGTCGCTATCGTCGCTCTGCTGTTCTTCAAACTGCGTCGCGTCCGCCGGAACCTCACCGAGCCCGGCCGGTGGCGGCGCTCCACCGCGCTCTCAGTGCTGGCCGCCGTCGCTGCACTCGGCGCGCTCGCGACGGGCGCGGCGTGGGTGTTCGGCCTCGACGTCCGCGTCTCGCTGTGGACGCTGCTGAGCGTGCACGTCGCTTTCGGCCTCCTCCTGCTCGTCGTCGTCCCCCTGCACGCCGCCACCCGGTTCCGGCTGCCGCGCCGCGCGGACGTGGAGGGTCGCCGCACCGCGCTCCAGTACACCGCGCTGTTCGTCGCGGGCGCGGTCACGTACCGCGTCCAGACGGCCCTCAACACCGCGCTCGACACGGCGGGCGCAGACCGGCGATTCACCGGCTCTCAGCCCAGAGAGGGCGAGGGCAACGACGCCTTCCCGCCGACCTCGTGGGTGGCCGACGACCCCGAGCCAGTCGACCGCGAGCGCTACCGGCTCGCCGTCACCGGTGAGGTCACCGACTCGCTCGCCCTCCCGGTCGAGGCGGTCGCCAGCGGCGAGGCGGAGCGCGCGCTGCTGGACTGCACGAGCGGCTGGTACACGGTTCAGGACTGGCGGGGCGTCCGGGTCGGCGACCTGCTCGACGCCGCTGGCGGCACCACCGAGGACGCGAGCCACGTCCGGTTCGTCTCCGTCACCGGCTACCGCTGGACGCTCCCGGTCGAGGAAGCCAGAGACGCCCTGCTCGCGACTCACGTCGGCGGCGAACGGCTCAGCCACGGCCACGGCGCGCCCGTCCGTCTGGTCGCGCCCGGCCGTCGGGGGTTCCAGTGGGTGAAGTGGGTGACGCGCGTCGAAGTCAGACCGGGGCCGGACCCCGCCCAGTGGGT encodes:
- a CDS encoding archaeosine biosynthesis radical SAM protein RaSEA — protein: MSEPSAEVYERGRGMDAHNQVMRELRDEKGSKDYDPREPTRVWLDEDNTPDGVYDSLTIILNTGGCRWARAGGCTMCGYVAESVEGGTVAHEDLMAQVDECLAHEREEADEEAGLIKIYTSGSFLDEREVPAETRQAIAETFADRDRIVVESLPDFVEREKLADFTEVGLETDVAVGLETATDRVRHDCVNKYFDFSDFEAACAEAREADAGVKAYLLMKPPFLSESEAIEDMQSSIRRCADVAGCHTVSMNPTNVQRYTMVDQLHFRGGYRPPWLWSVAEVLESTADVDAIVVSDPVGHGSDRGPHNCGECDDLVQEAIKDFDLRQDPSVFSEVACECEATHEAVVEREAAYNLPLAE
- a CDS encoding molybdopterin-dependent oxidoreductase, coding for MTVRGALGRAVDRLEPRPRVVDWSLLALVAAEALTGLVSFVVATPDGWPVFWLHRSLGVAIVALLFFKLRRVRRNLTEPGRWRRSTALSVLAAVAALGALATGAAWVFGLDVRVSLWTLLSVHVAFGLLLLVVVPLHAATRFRLPRRADVEGRRTALQYTALFVAGAVTYRVQTALNTALDTAGADRRFTGSQPREGEGNDAFPPTSWVADDPEPVDRERYRLAVTGEVTDSLALPVEAVASGEAERALLDCTSGWYTVQDWRGVRVGDLLDAAGGTTEDASHVRFVSVTGYRWTLPVEEARDALLATHVGGERLSHGHGAPVRLVAPGRRGFQWVKWVTRVEVRPGPDPAQWVVTLVSGFD
- a CDS encoding HVO_2922 family protein; translated protein: MSKATFEVYEDEAGQYRWRLEHDNGNIIADSGEGYASKQKAKEGVESVKTNAPDAEVEELD